One window from the genome of Gadus macrocephalus chromosome 7, ASM3116895v1 encodes:
- the fez1 gene encoding fasciculation and elongation protein zeta-1, giving the protein MEAPLVCLDEEFEDLRPCRMEDPGDDHDHDHDRDRDHDSSCDSSTCSVFVAPPLVPIAREDFSELENFSEMMSFKSMEDLVNEFDEKLNVCFHNYNTKTECLAPIRSQAHTQEDEERLQDEDVWDALTDNYISSWDNPSSEALNGNLSDQEIHEKEEEEMNEKNDNANCLNDEPLITADQVIEEIVEMMENSPDPGETEEEEEEEEEEEEDDEESVHCSPSDNPSLLEEIRQLSQASNNNRSYEGLSLMPASSLEELLKRVETAILRYSEELVGQLARREELEFEKEVKNTFITALMEVQNRQKEQREGSRRRRRDKGLSLQAGTTTTTTTTTTGGGGGTGGGGGGHTAGRTEKTAGMPAKRFSMEGLSNILQSGIRQTFGSTGNDKQYLNTVIPFEKKGTPPAVEDLQMLTNILFAMKEDSEKVPALLTDYILKVLCPT; this is encoded by the exons ATGGAAGCCCCGCTCGTGTGCCTGGACGAGGAGTTCGAGGACCTGCGGCCGTGTCGCATGGAGGACCCGGGGGACGACCACGACCACGACCACGACCGCGACCGCGACCACGACTCCTCCTGCgactcctccacctgcagcgtCTTCGTGGCGCCCCCGCTGGTGCCGATCGCCCGCGAGGACTTCTCGGAGCTGGAGAACTTCTCGGAGATGATGAGCTTCAAGTCCATGGAGGACCTGGTCAACGAGTTTGACGAGAAGCTCAACGTGTGCTTCCACAACTACAACACCAAGACCGAGTGCCTGGCGCCCATACGCAGCCAGGCGCACACGCAGGAAGATGAGGAGCGGCTGCAGGACGAAGA tgtgtgggATGCCCTGACTGACAACTACATCTCCAGCTGGGACAACCCGAGCTCCGAGGCGCTCAACGGCAACCTGTCGGACCAAGAG ATCcatgagaaggaggaagaggaaatgaACGAGAAGAACGACAATGCCAACTGCCTGAACGACGAACCGCTCATCACAGCTGATCAG GTGATCGAGGAGATAGTGGAGATGATGGAGAACTCTCCTGATCccggggagacggaggaggaggaggaagaggaggaggaggaggaggaggatgatgaggagagCGTCCATTGTTCCCCCAGCGACAACCCCTCCCTGCTGGAGGAGATCCGGCAGCTGTCCCAGGCCTCCAACAACAACCGCTCGTATGAGG GCCTGAGCCTGATGCCGGCCTCctccctggaggagctgctgaagcGCGTGGAGACGGCCATCCTGCGCTActcggaggagctggtgggccAGCTGGCGCGGCGCGAGGAGCTGGAGTTCgagaaggaggtgaagaacACCTTCATCACGGCGCTGATGGAGGTGCAGAACCGGCAGAAGGAGCAGCGGGAGGGCAGCCGGCGCCGGCGCAGGGACAAGGGCCTGAGCCTGCAGGCggggaccaccaccaccaccaccaccaccaccaccgggggaggggggggcaccggagggggcgggggcggccaCACGGCGGGACGCACCGAGAAGACCGCCGGCATGCCGgccaag CGCTTCAGCATGGAAGGCCTCTCCAACATCCTGCAGTCCGGCATCAGACAGACCTTCGGAAGCACAGGGAATGACAAACAG TATCTCAACACGGTGATCCCCTTTGAGAAGAAGGGCACCCCACCGGCGGTGGAAGACCTGCAGATGCTCACAAACA TTCTTTTTGCCATGAAGGAGGACAGTGAGAAGGTGCCTGCACTCCTAACTGACTACATATTAAAAG TCCTATGTCCCACCTAA